ATTTGTATCCCGAGCGGCGTGAACAGTAACCAGCCCTATCTCCATGGATGGAGAAGACAAGAAACCAAGTCTGGAATCACCATTGATTTCTCAAGAAGCTGTGTTTCACTCCAGGAATGGAGCAAAAAGAGAGGAGATCTTGGGTGAAGTGAAGAAACAGTTGAAAATAGCAGGGCCTTTGATGTTAGTCAATGTTCTACTATATAGCTTACAGGTGATTTCAGTAATGTTTGTGGGTCATCTGGGAGAGCTAGCTCTCTCTGGTGCTTGCATGGCCACTTCCTTTGCTTCAGTCACTGGCTTCAGCTTGATGGTAAGTAACATGggttcttccttttttattcattttctcacACATTACCCACATTTGATTTAGCTCCTTTTGGGTTGTACCCTTTCAAATATATGTTCTATCTGTTATTTGTTATACTGAGTTCTTCATTGGATTGATGACATAGATCAGAAAATATTTATCTAAACTTAGAGGTTACTATAATATTGTTGGGAATCCATCCTACCTTTGTTTCCACAGCTTATCTCATAGAATGACAACAGTGTCCCTTCAACCTTCTTGATTCAAGGCTCTTGGCTCTTGACCCACTCTAGGCCCACTCTACATTGGACAAAGCAGTGGTAGTATTTAGGAATGGCAATGGGCGAATTTTTTCGGGTACCTGTCCTACCCCGCCCCGTTCCTAATGGGacgggtatgagattttttttttaaacccagGGCGGGTTTGAGTATtgccccgattatatataaaattaaatttaatttaaattttaaaattaatttaatttaaaatttaattttactatttttaatatatagataataatttaaaaaatttaataaaataagttattaaaaatataataattttattatttataaaatatatttattttaatgtaattaaaaattttaaaagtaatttaaaaaaaaaaaaatgctaaacgGGATGGGGatgggaattgtttttaataaacggggcggggttgggatgggggcgacccgtcccgaacccACTCTGTTGCCATTCCTACCATTGCCTCTCCATCCTTCACCTCAACACCATAGGTATGCGATCCCTGGATGTTCTTTCTATTACTTCAGTGAAATCAGCTGGGAGATCTGCTATGGCTTGGGACTCTAGCTGTCTCCAGCGGATTGTGTACATGTTTAAGTCACTTAGTTCCAAGCTTTGAACAAGT
Above is a window of Vitis vinifera cultivar Pinot Noir 40024 chromosome 11, ASM3070453v1 DNA encoding:
- the LOC104880781 gene encoding protein DETOXIFICATION 16 isoform X1 — protein: MDGEDKKPSLESPLISQEAVFHSRNGAKREEILGEVKKQLKIAGPLMLVNVLLYSLQVISVMFVGHLGELALSGACMATSFASVTGFSLMEGEILT
- the LOC104880781 gene encoding protein DETOXIFICATION 16 isoform X2, translated to MDGEDKKPSLESPLISQEAVFHSRNGAKREEILGEVKKQLKIAGPLMFVGHLGELALSGACMATSFASVTGFSLMEGEILT